The Sesamum indicum cultivar Zhongzhi No. 13 unplaced genomic scaffold, S_indicum_v1.0 scaffold00215, whole genome shotgun sequence genome has a window encoding:
- the LOC105179803 gene encoding peptidyl-prolyl cis-trans isomerase FKBP43-like isoform X1 has product MESQEVVDDDAKDRELENGESKDAMVFRDSVKNSNIIGEDGTHTAHITCTHIQPNDSTNVFVWSDKDQSLEEMMVITDSVKNKVVIGEDGTQLSQNMSDHIQANESKNVDANTVHDSLTMDTQSKKRTLEKKKTPEHKKSKPEVEGSSGTNVCNSIQNEGKVVVYEPNEEKMVVYKQDNVTEKQCEAHSLSNGLITEELTKRDPNGKLALHGRKVKIHFTGMLKETGVVVETSVGKNSCKFRLGDEKIIDGCNMGIDGMRLGDKRRLIIPPSLGFGEQGFGTSVPPSSWLVYEIELVGVQCRRDKSIVSKYKH; this is encoded by the exons ATGGAGTCCCAAGAagttgttgatgatgatgctaAAGATCGGGAACTAGAAAATGGTGAAAGCAAGGATGCAATGGTGTTTCGTGATAGTGTCAAGAATAGCAATATTATTGGAGAGGACGGAACACACACAGCTCACATCACTTGCACTCATATTCAGCCAAATGACTCTACAAATGT GTTTGTGTGGAGTGATAAAGACCAATCACTGGAGGAGATGATGGTGATTACTGAtagtgtaaaaaataaagttgttaTTGGAGAGGATGGAACACAGTTATCACAGAACATGTCTGATCATATTCAAGCAAATGAGTCTAAAAATGT TGATGCTAATACTGTTCATGACTCACTAACCATGGATACTCAATCCAAGAAGAGGActttggagaaaaagaaaacacctgagcataaaaaaagtaaaccCGAAGTTGAAGGTAGTTCTGGTACAAATGTATGCAATTCCATTCAGAATGAGGGGAAGGTAGTTGTATATGAgccaaatgaagaaaagatgGTCGTATACAAGCAGGATAATGTAACTGAAAAACAATGTGAAGCACATTCTTTATCAAATGGGTTGATTACTGAAGAACTGACTAAGAGAGATCCTAATGGAAAATTAGCTCTGCATGGGAGAAAG gtcaaaattcatttcacTGGAATGTTGAAGGAAACTGGAGTAGTCGTTGAGACTAGTGTTGGCAAAAATTCCTGCAAATTTCGCCTTG gtgatgaaaaaataattgatggtTGTAACATGGGCATTGATG GTATGCGTCTTGGTGATAAGAGGAGACTTATAATCCCACCATCTCTAGG TTTTGGAGAACAAGGATTTGGAACAAGTGTACCTCCAAGCTCATGGCTGGTGTATGAGATTGAATTGGTTGGCGTGCAATGTCGACGTGACAAGTCCATTGTTTCCAAATACAagcattaa
- the LOC105179803 gene encoding peptidyl-prolyl cis-trans isomerase FKBP43-like isoform X2: protein MGCSIEDEAANLKNAIEVVTIKQGLEISNKKDSPTHHDETMIDADANTVHDSLTMDTQSKKRTLEKKKTPEHKKSKPEVEGSSGTNVCNSIQNEGKVVVYEPNEEKMVVYKQDNVTEKQCEAHSLSNGLITEELTKRDPNGKLALHGRKVKIHFTGMLKETGVVVETSVGKNSCKFRLGDEKIIDGCNMGIDGMRLGDKRRLIIPPSLGFGEQGFGTSVPPSSWLVYEIELVGVQCRRDKSIVSKYKH, encoded by the exons atggGATGTTCAATTGAAGATGAGGCTGCAAATTTGAAAAACGCAATTGAAGTCGTAACGATAAAGCAAGGACTTGAAATTTCTAACAAGAAGGATAGTCCAACACATCATGATGAAACAATGATTGATGC TGATGCTAATACTGTTCATGACTCACTAACCATGGATACTCAATCCAAGAAGAGGActttggagaaaaagaaaacacctgagcataaaaaaagtaaaccCGAAGTTGAAGGTAGTTCTGGTACAAATGTATGCAATTCCATTCAGAATGAGGGGAAGGTAGTTGTATATGAgccaaatgaagaaaagatgGTCGTATACAAGCAGGATAATGTAACTGAAAAACAATGTGAAGCACATTCTTTATCAAATGGGTTGATTACTGAAGAACTGACTAAGAGAGATCCTAATGGAAAATTAGCTCTGCATGGGAGAAAG gtcaaaattcatttcacTGGAATGTTGAAGGAAACTGGAGTAGTCGTTGAGACTAGTGTTGGCAAAAATTCCTGCAAATTTCGCCTTG gtgatgaaaaaataattgatggtTGTAACATGGGCATTGATG GTATGCGTCTTGGTGATAAGAGGAGACTTATAATCCCACCATCTCTAGG TTTTGGAGAACAAGGATTTGGAACAAGTGTACCTCCAAGCTCATGGCTGGTGTATGAGATTGAATTGGTTGGCGTGCAATGTCGACGTGACAAGTCCATTGTTTCCAAATACAagcattaa